Proteins encoded together in one Chloroflexota bacterium window:
- a CDS encoding ABC transporter ATP-binding protein, with product MIVAEHLGKRFDDFWAVSDFHLSVAAGEVVAVLGPNGAGKTTTVRMLASLLRPTRGRAVVAGFDTATQGLEVRRHVGVLTEQHGLYTRMPAYEYLEVFGKIYGLEGDLLARRIAHWMDYFGLWDFRTWRIGTYSKGMRQKLALARALLHEPPVLLLDEPTSAMDPESARLVREAIRGLRSQDRAILLCTHNLYEAEVLADRIAIMQAGRVVTTGTPQTLKDRWLGPPVFAVMLSRPVEHPLPAFPPAVEVVRAEGRTLEIRSPQWERDNAAVVAALVAAGYGVLQVAEVPRSLEQVYLKVMAHEQA from the coding sequence ATGATTGTTGCAGAGCATTTGGGTAAGCGTTTCGATGATTTTTGGGCAGTAAGCGATTTCCACTTGAGCGTGGCGGCGGGGGAAGTGGTGGCTGTGCTCGGCCCCAATGGTGCCGGGAAGACCACAACCGTACGGATGTTGGCTTCCCTGCTGCGTCCCACGCGTGGGCGGGCAGTGGTGGCGGGTTTCGATACGGCGACGCAGGGCCTGGAGGTGCGCCGCCATGTGGGGGTGCTGACCGAACAACACGGGTTGTATACCCGGATGCCGGCGTATGAATATCTGGAAGTCTTTGGCAAAATCTATGGTCTGGAAGGCGACCTGTTGGCGCGCCGAATTGCCCATTGGATGGACTATTTTGGGCTTTGGGATTTCCGCACCTGGCGCATTGGCACGTATTCCAAGGGAATGCGGCAGAAACTGGCGCTGGCGCGCGCTTTGCTGCATGAGCCGCCGGTGCTTTTGCTCGATGAGCCTACCTCCGCGATGGATCCCGAAAGCGCGCGGCTGGTGCGGGAAGCCATTCGCGGTTTGCGCTCTCAGGACCGGGCGATTTTGCTCTGCACCCACAACCTTTACGAAGCCGAGGTGCTGGCCGACCGCATTGCCATTATGCAGGCGGGGCGGGTGGTCACCACGGGCACGCCGCAGACACTCAAGGACCGCTGGTTGGGCCCTCCGGTATTCGCGGTGATGCTTTCTCGCCCTGTGGAACACCCCTTGCCTGCTTTCCCTCCCGCGGTGGAGGTGGTGCGGGCTGAAGGGCGTACGTTGGAAATTCGCTCGCCCCAATGGGAGCGCGACAACGCCGCCGTGGTGGCGGCGCTGGTGGCTGCGGGGTATGGGGTGCTTCAAGTGGCTGAGGTGCCCCGTAGTTTGGAGCAGGTTTACCTCAAGGTGATGGCGCATGAACAGGCATGA